ACCTGGTACTCGGCGGTGGAAGACCGCAGCGTGGTCTGCGTGGCCTGGGCCGAGGGCGAACGCCACAGCCAGTTGGCCTACGTCATGCAGGGCAAGATCCGTCGCTCAGATGTTATGTCGCTGCCTTGAGCGGCCACAGTCCGCAGTCTGTCCACCAACATTTCTCCGTTCTCATTCTGTCCGGCAAGGAGCCCCGCAATGAAAAAAATCCTGACCATGCTGTTGACCCTGACCGCCATGAGTGGAATGAACACGAGCTTCGCTGAATCGGTACCGTGGGCCGTCGTGGTGGCCAATACCAGGGGCGCCGATACGTTGACCTACGATCATCTGAGCACCGAATGCGCCTGGCAGGGACTGGCACTGCCCGATGATGTGCTGACGGCGCTGGGCGATCCCCGGCAGATCGTTGTCAAGGTGGGTGACCTGCCCGAGAACGTGAAAGTCAGCGTGCGCCCCGGACGGACAGACGGCGTGGTCGGTTTAAAAATCACGCGCACGGACAAGTCACAGGCGGTTCGGCAGATGGGCCGCATCATCCTGACCAATCCCGCCACGGGCTACAGCTACACCGTGCAGGCGATGGTTGTGGGGATGGAAGTGGCCGCAAACTAACGTCACAGCGGGCCGGACCTCTTTTCATCTGGGCAGGAGAGAGGTCCGGCCCGTGGTGTGAAACCACCGGACCAGACCCGCTACCGGCCGTTTACCCTCTGTCCTCCCACATACACCTCCAGCACGTTCAGGGTGTCATCCAGCACCACCAGATCGGCGCGTCGCCCCGGCTCCAGCACGCCCCGGTCAGCCAGTCCCAGCGAGCGGGCAGGTGTCTCGCTCAGCATGCGGCTGGCGGAGTCAAGTGAAATGCCCGCCTGAACTGCGTTCTTCAGGGCCACGTCCATCGTCAGCAGGCTTCCGGCCAGTGAGCCTCCCTCCAGCGAGGCGCGGCTACCTTCGACGATCACGCGCTGACCGCCCAGTTCGCTGATGCCGTCGCCCAGACCGGCGGCGCGCATGGCGTCGGTGATCAGGGTGACGCGGTGCGAGGCGGCGCAGGCCAGCCGGAAGCTGGTGGGATGAACGTGAACGTTGTCCAGAATGATTTCCAGGTAGGCGTGGGCGTCGGCCATTAGCGCGGCGGGGGGGCCGGGCACGCGGCCCTCGATGCCGCCCATCGCGTTGAATAGATGCGTGGCGCAGGTGGTGGCCCCCGCCGCGTCCAGGGCGTCCAGAAAGGCGGTCACGGTCTCGGCGTCGGCCCGGGTGTGGCCCACGCCGATGCGGACGCCTGCGCGCGCCAGGGCCAGCGAGGCGTCCAGCGCCCCTGGCAGTTCCGGAGCGATGGTCACGGCCCGCACCACGTTCAGCGCCAGCACCTCCGCGATCCGCTCGGGGGTCGGCGCGAGCGTGTTCGGCGGCTGGGCACCCAGCCGCTCCGGACTGATGAACGGCCCTTCCAGATGGGCCCCGACGATGTCCGCGCCCCCCGGGACGCCGCCGTCGTCCATGACTTTCCGGATGCCGTGCAAGGCGGCCAGCACGTTCTCCCAGGGATTGGTGATGGTGGTGGGCAGCAGCGTGGTGGTGCCGTGCGCGGCGTGGAACCTGGCCAGCGTCCGCACGGCCTGCGGGCCATCCATCGTATCCGCGCCGCCGCCACCGTGAACGTGCGCGTCGACAAATCCGGGCAGGATCAGCCGGTCCGTGGGCGCGCCCGCATCAGGCATGATGGCCATGATCTGACGGTCAAAGTCCAGTCGAGCAGGAACGAAGCGTCCAGTGGGCAGCAGCACTTGTCCGGTCAACGTCTGGTTCAGTGAAGAGGTCATCGGGTGGCTCCAGGAGCGCGGCTGCCGCGTGTGGGATGAGGGCCGGGGCGGGCCGGACGTGCCGTCACGTCGGCCCGGCCATAAAAACAGACCGAGCCTAGCATCTGCCACGCGCCGTCCACAGCGGGCGGTAGGGCTGAACATGGGCCGCACCCAGATTGCTTCAGGGGCGCGCGGCGGCCAGCCCCTCGCGGACCCTGGGGGCCACCTGGGTGCCCAGCAGTTCGATGCCGCGCAGCATGTCCTGGTGGGGCAACAGCACGTTGGTCATCTGGAAGGTCAGACGCGAAAGGCCGCCCAGCGCCCCGTTGACGTAAGCGACTTTCTGCGCCACGGTCTGCGCGTCGCCGATCAGGTACGCGCCGGTCGGCCCACACGCCGCGTCGAACTGCTCACGCGTGGGCGGCCGCCAGCCCCGCTCCTGGCCGAGGGCCGAGAACAGCCGCTGGTGGCCTGGCCAGAAGGCGTCTCTGGCCGCCTCAGGGGTCTCGCCCACGAAGCCGAAGGCGTGGACACCCACCTGCAGCTGTTCGGGGGCGAAACCGGCCTGCTGCCCGGCGCGGCGGTACAGGTCGATCAGGGGCCGGAACTGCCGGAAGTCGCCGCCGATGATCGCCACCATCAGCGGCAGCCCCAGCGTGCCCGCCCGGACGAATGAGGCGGGGGTGCCGCCCGCACCCAGCCAGACGGGCAGCTTCGCCTGCAATGGGCGGGGGTAGATGCCCTGTCCGGTCAGTGCGGGGCGGTGCTGCCCGGACCAGTGGACGTTGGGCGTGTCCCTGATCTGGAGCAGCAGTTCCAGTTTCTCGGCAAACAGCGCGTCGTAGTCTTCCAGCGCCAGACCAAACAGCGGGTAGGCCTCCACAAAGGAGCCCCGGCCCACCACCAGCTCGGCCCGCCCGCGCGACAGCAGGTCCAGCGTCGCGAACTCCTGAAAGACCCGCACCGGATCACTGGCGCTCAGGACGGTCACGGCGCTGGTCAGACGGATGCGCTGCGTTCTGGCCGCCGCCGCCGCCAGGATCAGGGCAGGCGCGGAATCCAGGTATTCGGGGCGGTGGTGTTCACCAATGCCGAAAACGTCGATTCCGGCGCGGTCCGCCGTCTCGATCTCTTCAAGCAGGTTGTTCAGGCGGTCCGTGGCGGCCAGCGTCTCGCCGGTCTGGGGGTCCGAAACCACGGCGGCAAAGCTGTCAATTCCGATCTGCATGGGGCGCGCTCCTGTTGGGAAAGTGGGGCATTCAGCAGAGACTTCCGCCGAATGGGGTGACTCCAGCATACTGTGTTTTGCAAAGGGGTTTGCCCAATTCGTAGACGACGCGGTGCAGCTTCCGGGCCGCCGTGCTGTAATTCCTCATGCCCACTGCCTCTGCCCTGCTGGCCCTTGACATCGGCGGAACGTCCATGCGCGCCGCGCTGATGGAAGGGGGGCGCATCACCCGGCGCGCCGAGGTCCGCACGCCCAAACCCAGCGTGCCGGACGCGGTGATCGGCGCGGCCCTGGCCCTGGCCGCGCCTTTTGCCGCGTCCGCCGCCGCCGTGGGCGTCGCCTGCGCGGGGGCGGTGGCCGCCGGGAACGTGACCGCCACCGCCACGCATACCTTTCCTGGCTGGACCGATATTCCGCTGGCCCAGAGAATCGGGGCGGGGCTGACCCTGCGCTGCACGGCGCTGAACGATGCCCGCGCCGCCGCCTGGGGTGAATTCGCGGCGGGCACTGGACAGGGGGCCAGCGAATTCATGTTCGTCACCGTCAGCACCGGGGTGGGGGCCGGCCTGGTGCTGGGCGGGCGGCTGCACCTGGCCGGCAACGGTCTGGATGCCGAGCTGGGCTTTGTGAGCGTGCCTGCGCTGTGGAGGCGTGGGGTGGGGGTGGCCCCGCTGGGTGAACTGGGCCCGCTGGAATTTGAGACGAGCGGCACGGCGCTGGGCGCCCAGGCGCTGGCGCTGGGTCTGGCCGACACACGCGCGCTGGCCGACGCTGCGGAGACTGGGCATGCGCCGGCCGACGAGGCCTACCGCCGGTCTGCCGCGCTGATCGCCTGGAAAATAGCGGATGTGGCGGCGCTGCTGGGGGTGACGCGTGTGGCGCTGGGCGGCAGCGTGGGCCTGCGGACCGGGTACCTGGAGCGGGTGCGTGACAGCCTGGAACACTTCCCGGCGCGCTATCAATCTGAGGTCGTTCACGCCGAGCTGGGCGCGGACGCCGGATTGATCGGGGCGGGATTGTGGGCGGGGAACGCGGAGCAGACCTAGGCCACCGCCTATACTCCGGGCCATGACCAGCGGCCGTCTGCATCCCTGGCGCCGCTCCGGGGCCAACGCCATTGCCCACGCGCTGCGGGCATGGTGGCGCGCCAGGCTGGGCCGCCCGCTGGGAACATAAAACCGTCGCCTTTGTGTGTCCCTGTGTCTGGGGGCAGCCCCTCATCTCTTCTGCGAGGTTCCACCATGACCGTATTTGACCGCCTGTTTGCCGATTCCACCCTGAGCCAGTTGCAGGAAAAAGACGCCCGCGATCCGCTGGCCCACAAACGCCAGGAGTTCAAGCTGCCGCAGGGCGTGGTCTACCTGGACGGCAACAGCCTGGGCGCGTTGCCGCTGAGCGTGCCTGCCCGCCTCGCACACGTTGCCGGGGAGCAGTGGGGGGAGCAGCTGATCCGCTCGTGGATGGCCAACGGCAGCACCTCGGTGGGCGCTGAGGCCGCCCAGGACTGGATGAACCTGCCGGACCGCGTGGCCGCCAAGATTGCCCCGCTGATCGGCGCGCACGCCCACGAGGTCGCGGTGGGAGACAGCACCAGCGTCAACATCTTCAAGCTGCTGGCCGCTGCGCTGCACATGGCCCCCCCAGGTCGCCGCGTGATTCTGACCGAAGCCGACAATTTTCCCACGGACCTGTACATGGCCCAGGGGCTGAATGCCCTGCTGGGCGGGCGGTATGAACTGCGGACCGTGCCAGGGGATGAACTGGAAGCGCATCTGACCGATGAGGTTGCGCTGACCCTGCTGACCGAGGTGGACTACCGCACGGGCCGCAAGCTGGATCTGGCGGGCCTGACCGCCGCGGCCCGTAGGCAGGGCATCCTGACCATCTGGGACCTGGCGCACTCTGCCGGGGCGTTTCCGGTGGACCTGAACGGGGCGGGCGCAGATTTCGCGGTGGGCTGCGGCTACAAGTTCCTCAACGGCGGCCCCGGCGCCCCCAGCTTTCTGTTCGTCGCCGCGCGGCATCAGGACTCGGCCCGGGCCTTTCTGAGCGGCTGGATGGGCCACGCCGATCCTTTCGAGATGGCCCGTGAGTTCACCCCGGCCCCCGGCGCGCGGCGCTACGTGGTCGGCACACCCGCGGTCCTGAGTCTGAGCGCGCTGGACGCGGCGCTCGACGTCTTTGCGGACGTGGACCTGGGGCAGCTGCGGGCCAAGTCGCTGTCGCTGACCGACACCTTCATCGAACTGATGACGCCGCTGGCCGCGAGGCACCCGCTGACGCTGGTGACCCCCCACAATCATGATGAGCGGGGCAGTCAGGTCTCCTACCAGCATCCGCAGGCGCGCGAGGTCATGCAGCAGCTGATCGAACGCGGCATCCTGGGCGATTTCCGTACGCCGGATATCCTGCGCTTCGGCTTCACGCCGCTGTACCACTCGCACGCGGACGTGTGGCGGGCCGTACAGGGTATCCGGGGCGTGCTGGAGGAGGCCGGGCCGGCATGACCGATCAGAACGCTCCAGAACGCGCGTACACCGATTTCTCCCACAGCCTCAGCTACGGCGATTACCTGCGGCTGGATACCCTGAAGTCCGCACACCAGCCCATCACCGGGGCGCATGACGAACACCTATTCATCACCGTCCACCACGTCTCGGAGGTGTGGCTGGAACTGGTTGTCCGCGAACTCAGGGCGGCGATGCGCCTGCTCGAAGGCGGCATTACCGATACGCCGCTAAAGATGCTGACCCGCGTGGTCCGCGCCCAGGAGCAGCTGACCAACGCCTGGGAAGTACTCAAGACCATGACCCCCGCTGATTATCTGCAGTTCCGCCACGCCTTCGGGCAGGCGTCAGGCTTCCAGTCGGCCAGTTACCGCATGGTGGAGTTCCTGCTGGGCAACCGCCGCGCTGTGCTGCTGCGCCCTCACGAACACCGCCCGGACCTGCACGGTCCACTGGAAGCCGTGTTACACGCGCCCAGCGTCTACGATCTGGCGCTGCGGCTGCTGGCCGAGCGCGGGCTGGCGGTGCCAGACGAGGTGCTGGGGCGGGACCTGACCCAGCCTCCCGTGCTGAACGAGACGGTGTTGGAATCGTGGCTGACCGTCTACCGCGACCCCGAAACGTACTGGGACCTGTACGAACTGGCCGAGAAACTGCTGGACGTGGAGGATAACTTCCGGCGCTGGCGCTTCAACCACCTGACCACCGTGGAGCGCACCATCGGCTTCAAGCCCGGTTCTGGCGGCACCAGCGGCGCGGGCTACCTGCGCGGCGTGCTGAGCGTGGTGCTGTTCCCCGAACTGTGGGAAGTCCGGACGCGGCTGTAGGCAAAAAGACAAGGCAGTATGAAACCATGACCCTCTCTTTGACCGTAGCGTGGGGGTCGGCCCGCCGATGCCAGCCATGACAAGGAGATTCCGTGAACCGATTTCTGACCTTTTTCAGCGCCGCCACCCTGACCGCCAGCCTGGGCCTCGCTTCTGCCGGGGGGGCCGGACCCGTAGGCAGTGGCCTGATCAGCATGCCCAGCCCCTACAGCGTGAGCGCCACCCTGGACCGTGTGGCGGCGGCGGCGGCGGCACTCGATTTCGCGGTCGCGGCGCGCATCAACCACGCCCAGGCAGCGCAGAAGGTGGGGCTGGAACTGCGGCCCACCGAGGTGCTGCTGGTGGGCAACCCCAGGGGGGGCACCGCGCTGATGCAGTGTGCGCAGACGGTGGCCATTGATCTACCCGTCAAGTTCCTGGCGTATCAGGACGCTGCTGGGCAGGTCTGGCTGACCTACACCGATCCGGCCGCCCTGATGTCGCGTTACAACGCGAGGGGCTGCAACGAGGCCTTCGCCAAGGCGGGAGGGGCGCTCAAGACGATTGCGATGAATGCGCTGAAATAGCGTTTCTGAGGCTGGGAAGTGGTGCTGGGTAGCTTGTCCCCGCCCCGGCCTGTCCGGCTGAGAGGCCCCCAATCAGCACGATTCCACTGAAACAGGCCGCGGCTGGTGGCTCCGGAGCAGCCTCTCTCCCGGCGAGGGGCGCTGGAGGCTGGATACCAGGGACACCAGGTGGCAGGCTTCAGGTCTGTCGAGGTCAGAGTGAGCCATGGGCCGCCCACGTTAGAACGCGTTTCGGAATATGGTTGAAATGCATCAGAGCGCTGCCAAGCGACGCAAGACGACGCGGCTCATCGCGAGATAACACCAAACCTCCGTGGTTTCGGGGAGGATTTCGAAGACTCTGGCCAATCGGCGGTTTCAGCCCATCCACGCGAAGGAATGCTCCACCACCCAGCGTCTCGGCAGGACACGAAACGCATTTGGATCAATGCCTTGAGCTTCCAGAAGATCCGGTGCGTACCGCTTCAATTGGCGCCACCAGGGGTACACGACTTCGAGATCGACATTGAGCTCGTGGCTGACCCATCGTTTGAATTCGCCGGTGTACCCCTGATCCGCCCAAATCTTCTGCAACGTTGGAAATGGTCCCTTCACGGCTTCGCTGAGCAAGATCCCGGCAAACCATCGGCAGTTTCTTAGACTTCACCTGCTTTGCGCTGTCACCTTTCCCAAGAGCTACCGGGTAGAGCTGTTCTCTGCGTTCAGCGGCAGCTCCATGAAAACCCAGTGCCTTCTTAACGGTTCAGGAATCTCGCTCTCGGCATATGAATCCGTATTTCGGAAGCCTAGGCGCCGATACAGCCGATGGGCTTCATGCATGTACCCAGCACTGTCCAGGCGAATCAAGGTCCGGCCGTCCTGGCGAGCCTCCTCGATGGCTCGGGCCACCAAGGCGCGACCTACGCCCACACCTCGATGTGTGGGGCGCACATACATCCGCTTGAGTTCGACTGCGCCGTCGCTGTGTACCTTCATCGACAACACGCCAATGGGCATATTTTCCAGGGAAGCCAGCAACAACCGGCCCTGCGGCGGCAAGAACTGCCCTAGGCTCACCCGGTCATGTTCCAAGGTAGCTTGGATGTCCCATTTGATGCCGTACTGGCGGTCAAGCTCTCCCTCGTTCCACTCCAAGTACTTCCGGAAGAGACCGAGCGCATTTACACGCTGCTGAGGGCTCTGCACCTGTTCGATAGACAACACCATTGGCCTCCTTTCCAAGCTTGGGCGGGCTAGGGCGTGTAGACCAGGGGTGAAGTCTCTGGGTGCCCCAGTGTCTTTTCTGGGCGTGGTGTGAAGAAACCAGAGCTGCCCCATGTTTGAGCTTATGATGCCCTTGAAAGGGAGGTTCACATGACGGCCATGACTGGAGTGCGCGACGTCTTCACGCGGATACACAGCATCTTCGACACGGGTGATCAGTAACAGATCGACACGCTGTTCTGGCCGTCCACTGACTTGCTCGTCATCGGAACCGACCCACAGGAGTGGTGGGAAGGCGAACCGCGCGTGCGCGAGGTGCTGCGCACGCAACTTGAGGAAATGCACGCCGGCGGCGTGCGGGTGCAGCCTGGGGAGCGGCAAAGGATCGTGGAGCGCGGCGACACCGGCTGGGGGGCCGAGGACGTGAACCTGGTCATGCCTGACGGCCAGTTGGTGCCCGCGCGGCTGACGTTGGTCTGCGTGCGTGACGGAGAGGAGTGGTGGGTGGCACACTGGCATATGTCGTTCGGCGTGGGGAACGATATAGCGCTCGGTCAGGACCTGACCATTTGAACGAGGTGCCATTCAGTGCCGCCCCAGGTGCTTCCGGGTGAGGAATCTCTAGACAAACGCCAGCTGTGAGATATCGCGGGCATACAGCGCGACCACTCTGGCATCCGGGTGAGCTTTGAGATTTGGCAGGTACATCAGTTCTGACCACCAAACACGTCCCACCTCGTGAATCAAAAAAGCGGTGGTGGCTTTTGGGAGTGGCCGATCCGTGCAGGGGTTAGGATCGCCAGAAAGGATGACCGGCCAGTGCTGACAATCCACTATGAGACCAGCAAGTTTGGTCTGCCAGAGCAACAGGAGGCCTTTGTCAGCTTCACGGGTTCAGCATCCGCACCGCACTCAGCACTGAAAGCCAAGCACGGTCCCACCGGCGGTCCCAAAAGCGATCATCCAGCCATCGGTGAGGTTGTGGCAAGTTGTTGGAGCCCGAGGTGCGGTGAAGGTTCCGAAAAGCAGATGGCCTGAACTTCAGGCCACCTGCCACACGATTTCTGGCCACGTTTTGACAGCGGCTCGTTGATGATGTCTACGATGGGGAGCGGAAACGGTGGAGCGAGCCGGGTGGTGAAGATTTGTGATCCGGGCATGCAGGTTGAGAAAACCCTGTGCCCGTCGTCGTGACCTGAACCCTCGCTGCTGATGTTCCTGCCTTCGTGTAGGGCGGTGGGATTGCTCAATCAGGTTATTGCAGCGGGCGATTGAGATGATCTGAACGTGCTCCACGGGGTGGAGCACGGGACATTCGCGAAGGGCTGCACCACAACTCCACAGCTTGTCGGTGTAAATCACCTCCGGCACGGCGTGTTCCCCCAGTAGACGGTGGAGGAACGATTTGGCGGCTTCAGTATCACGGTGTTCCTGGAGGAAAACGTCCAGCACGGCTCCATGTTCGTCGACGGCCCGACACAGCCAGTGTGTGACCCCGCCGATGTCCACGTGCCGTTACGTCCAAGTACCACCGGGAACCCCGACGGGGTTCCCGGTGGCGGAGGCCCTGGGTGAAGAGGTCACTGAACTTGATGTACCAGCTTCGAATGGATTCACGCGTGACGACGATGCCGCGTTCCAGCAGCAGTTCTTCGACATCCCGATAGCTGAGTGTGAAGCGGTGGTACAACGTTTGCGGCGTAGCCGATCACGGCAAGAGGAAAACGGTAGCCGGGGAGCTTCTGGCCGTTCAGCACAGCGTCACCCTACCCGAACAACTTGCCACAACCCCTGCTGGTAGGGGACAGCCCCTAGCGTGACGTTCATGCCCTTGAGTTCCAGGGCAAACTTGCCCCGACCAGCGCGGATCAGGAAATCCGAGCGGTTGCCCGTCGCGTTAGTTTCCTCCGGCACAACCTCAGCTGGATTCCAGATATCAAAGCCATTGGCGTGCAGCAGCCGTAGCACGATGGCCTGCCGAACCACCGCTTCACCGGGATTGGGGAGGTGTGCAAGCCAGCCTTGAATAGCCCCGACGGCCTCCCGGATACGTTCCTGCGCGCTGGGCATGTGCAGCGAGTGTAGCAATCAGGGGCGCTTATCGGGCAGCACCTGCCTCAGCACTCAACACCACTGCCCGCCCCACCCCCTCCGATTCGTAGGCGGCCAGCACGACCTGCAGCGCCCGCACCCCGTCCTGCCCGCTCGCCAGCAGGGCCGCCTTTCCCCCACCGCACACGGTCAGAAAGTCGCGCAGCATGGCCCCGTTCAGATCCGCGCCATAGCCCGCCCAGCGACGACCCTGTACATTCGTCACGCTCAGGTGCTCGGCGAAGGCGTCCAGCGAGCGCATCCCGGCCGTTCCCACTACGCCCAGCTTCAGGTGGCCCCAGCGCGGATAGGCGCGCGGGCGGCTCCACGAGCAGTCGATGGTGGCGACCGCGCCCGACTCCAGGTTCAAGGTGACCAGTCCAGCGGCGTCTGTCTGCTCACGGCCGGGAATCGTCCAGGCTGGCACCGGGATCAGGCGGGCGTAGACGCTCTGCACGCGTTCGCCGAAATGGTGCAGCAGGTCGGCCAGATGGATGATGTGATCCATGCCCGCCCCACCGCCTGCCAGCGCAGGGCCGCTGAACCACGCCCGTTCGTGATCCGGACTGACCGAGTGGTTCACGCCGCTGTAGGCCAGAACGTTGCCCAGCACGCCCGCCTGCACCTGGGCCCGCAGGTGCCGCACGGCCGGTGAGTAGCGAACGGGAACCGCCGTATGGAGCGTCACTCCTGCCAGAGCGCAGGCGTCCAGCAGGGCCTGGGCATCCTCCAGGGTGGTCGCCAGGGGTTTCTCGGAAAGGACGTGGGCGCCAGCACGGGCAGCGGCTTCGACGTAGGCGCGGTGGTGGACGGTCTCGCTGCACACGACGACGCCGTGGGGCCGAGCGGTGAGCAGGTCTGGAAGCGGCAGCAGTCGGAGGCCGGTGGAATCAGCAAAGTCGGCAGCCAACTGCGGGGCGGCCTCCGCGTAGCCGATCACGTCTACGTCGGGCTGTCCGGTCAGCCACGCCGCGTATCCCTCGGCATGAACGTGAGCGACACCCAGCAGCGCGATCCGCACGGGCGTCATCCGTCCACCGGCTGCCCGAATTCGATGCTGCGGCGCACTGCTAGAGCCAGGGCCAGCGCGGCGCGGGCGTCGGCAGGCTCGATCAGGAAAGGCTGGCCGGACTCCAGGGCGTCGTAGGCGTGCCACAACTCGGCGGCGTAGGGATCGTCGGCGCCCAGGTCGGGAAGGGCGGCGCCGTCCTGCTCGGCGGTGGTCGGAACGGCACCGTGCGCCTGTAGAGGCAGCACGGCGTCGGATGTCCATTCGATAACTCCGGTCGTACCCGCAATATCCAGCGCGGTACGGAACACGCCGGGAGGGGCCGCCCAGCCGCCTTCGATCAGGCTGATGGCTCCGCCGATGTGCGAGAGGGTGGCGTGGACAGTGATCCGCCCCGCTTGCCTGGACTCTGTGGCATACACGCTTGTCACCTCCCCCGCGATCCAGCGCGCGTAATCGAGGTCGTGGATCATCAGGTCGAGGGGCACGCCGCCACTCCGGGCCTCGTCCAGCAACCAGCTTCCGGGTGATGGAGGCGACGACATCCGGCTCAGACGCAGCACACGGGGGTCGTCGATGGCGCCACTGTGCACCTGGGCCTGAGCGGCGGCGTACTGCGGGAAGAAGCGCAGGACATGGGCGACGAACAGCCGCACGCCAGCCTGGGCACACGCGGCGATGATGGGGTCGGCGTCCTCCAGCGTCAGCGCCAGCGGTTTCTCGCAGAGGACGTGTTTGCCGGCGCGGGCGGCCTGCACGGCGTACTCGGCATGGCTGGGGGTGGGCGTGCAGATGTCCACCACGTCCACCTCGGCCCAGAGGTCGTCCAGGGTGGCGCAGGGGATCAGTCCGAAGCGGGCGGCAAAGTCGCGGGCACGGTCGTCCGGGGCACACACGGCGCAGAGCACGCCGGGCCGCTGTGCCCAAGCCTGCGCGTGGACGGTGCCCATCAGCCCAGTGCCGATCAGGCCGACGCGCCTCACTTCAGCGCCCCGCCGGTGATGCCGCTCACCAGCTGCCGCGAGAAGATCACGTACAGCACGACCACCGGCACGATGGCCAGGGTCAGCGCCGAGAGCACCGCATTGTAATCGTTCACGAACTGGCCCAGGAACATGCTCGCGCCCAGCACGATGGTTTTTGTCTTCTCGCCGGGCGCCAGGATCAGCGGGAACCACAGGTCGTTCCAGATGGGAATCATCGAGATGGCCGTCACCGCGCCCAGCGCCGGGCGGATCAGCGGCAGGATCAGGCCGTAGATGCGGTATTCACCCGCACCGTCGATGCGCGCGGCTTCCTTCAGATCGCGGGGCACGCCGCGCATGAAGGAGGTCAGCACGAAGACCGCCAGCGGAACGCCCTGCGCCGTATACACCAGGATCAGCGCCCAGAGGGTGTTGACCAGATGCAGATCGACCATCAGGTTCAGGATGCCCACGGTGCCCAGGCGGATCGGCACCATGATGCCGATGCTCAGGTACAGGCCGGTCAGCGTGTTGAGCCGGAAGCGGTACTCGCTGAGCGCGAAGGCGGCCATCGAGCTGCACAGGAGGATCAGCGCCAGCGAGCCCAGCGTGACCAGCAGGCTGTTCAGGAAGAACAGCGGGAAATTGGCCGAGGTCGCCACCGTGCGGTAGCCCTCCAGCGTGAAGGTCTCGGGGGTCGGCAGCGCGAAGGGCTGCCCGAAGATGCTCAGCTGCGTCTTGAAGGAATTCATGATGATCAGCAGGGTGGGCAGCGTGGCGAGCAGCGTGAACAGGATCAGGCCCAGGTGTGCGAGGACCTGCGTGCCGCGCCCGACGATGGGCTTTTCGCGTACAGGGGCCACTGTAGTCTCGACCGGCGCGATCCCGCCCGCCGTCACAGCTCCACCTCCGTCAGGCGGCGTTGTACTGTCACCAGGTACAGCAGCAGGCCCGCCAGGATGATCGTCAGCATCACCCCGGCCACCGCCGCGCCCATGTATTCGTCGCCGGGCTGCAACTGATATCCGAAGAAGGTGCGGTAAAATAGCGTGCCCAGGATGTCCGAGGCGAAGTTCGGCCCCGCCAGCGCGCCCTGCACCGAATAGATCAGGTCGAAGGCATTGAAGTTGCCCACGAAGGTCAGCACGCTCACGATCCCCACCGTGGGCAGGATCAGCGGCAACTGGATGCGCCGGAAGATCGTCCAGCCGCCGGCACCGTCGAGCCGGGCGGCCTCGTACAGCTCGTCGGGAATCCGTACCAGCGCGGCCAGGAACAGCAGCATGGGAATGCCGATGTTCTGCCACACCGAGATTAATCCCAGGGTGGGCAGCGCCGTGCCCGGCAACCCCAGCCAGGGCTGATCGAGGGCCTGCAAGCCCAGCGGCTCCAGC
Above is a genomic segment from Deinococcus aerolatus containing:
- a CDS encoding N-acetylglucosamine-6-phosphate deacetylase, whose translation is MTSSLNQTLTGQVLLPTGRFVPARLDFDRQIMAIMPDAGAPTDRLILPGFVDAHVHGGGGADTMDGPQAVRTLARFHAAHGTTTLLPTTITNPWENVLAALHGIRKVMDDGGVPGGADIVGAHLEGPFISPERLGAQPPNTLAPTPERIAEVLALNVVRAVTIAPELPGALDASLALARAGVRIGVGHTRADAETVTAFLDALDAAGATTCATHLFNAMGGIEGRVPGPPAALMADAHAYLEIILDNVHVHPTSFRLACAASHRVTLITDAMRAAGLGDGISELGGQRVIVEGSRASLEGGSLAGSLLTMDVALKNAVQAGISLDSASRMLSETPARSLGLADRGVLEPGRRADLVVLDDTLNVLEVYVGGQRVNGR
- a CDS encoding LLM class flavin-dependent oxidoreductase, whose amino-acid sequence is MQIGIDSFAAVVSDPQTGETLAATDRLNNLLEEIETADRAGIDVFGIGEHHRPEYLDSAPALILAAAAARTQRIRLTSAVTVLSASDPVRVFQEFATLDLLSRGRAELVVGRGSFVEAYPLFGLALEDYDALFAEKLELLLQIRDTPNVHWSGQHRPALTGQGIYPRPLQAKLPVWLGAGGTPASFVRAGTLGLPLMVAIIGGDFRQFRPLIDLYRRAGQQAGFAPEQLQVGVHAFGFVGETPEAARDAFWPGHQRLFSALGQERGWRPPTREQFDAACGPTGAYLIGDAQTVAQKVAYVNGALGGLSRLTFQMTNVLLPHQDMLRGIELLGTQVAPRVREGLAAARP
- a CDS encoding ROK family protein, with protein sequence MPTASALLALDIGGTSMRAALMEGGRITRRAEVRTPKPSVPDAVIGAALALAAPFAASAAAVGVACAGAVAAGNVTATATHTFPGWTDIPLAQRIGAGLTLRCTALNDARAAAWGEFAAGTGQGASEFMFVTVSTGVGAGLVLGGRLHLAGNGLDAELGFVSVPALWRRGVGVAPLGELGPLEFETSGTALGAQALALGLADTRALADAAETGHAPADEAYRRSAALIAWKIADVAALLGVTRVALGGSVGLRTGYLERVRDSLEHFPARYQSEVVHAELGADAGLIGAGLWAGNAEQT
- the kynU gene encoding kynureninase; amino-acid sequence: MTVFDRLFADSTLSQLQEKDARDPLAHKRQEFKLPQGVVYLDGNSLGALPLSVPARLAHVAGEQWGEQLIRSWMANGSTSVGAEAAQDWMNLPDRVAAKIAPLIGAHAHEVAVGDSTSVNIFKLLAAALHMAPPGRRVILTEADNFPTDLYMAQGLNALLGGRYELRTVPGDELEAHLTDEVALTLLTEVDYRTGRKLDLAGLTAAARRQGILTIWDLAHSAGAFPVDLNGAGADFAVGCGYKFLNGGPGAPSFLFVAARHQDSARAFLSGWMGHADPFEMAREFTPAPGARRYVVGTPAVLSLSALDAALDVFADVDLGQLRAKSLSLTDTFIELMTPLAARHPLTLVTPHNHDERGSQVSYQHPQAREVMQQLIERGILGDFRTPDILRFGFTPLYHSHADVWRAVQGIRGVLEEAGPA
- a CDS encoding tryptophan 2,3-dioxygenase, whose protein sequence is MTDQNAPERAYTDFSHSLSYGDYLRLDTLKSAHQPITGAHDEHLFITVHHVSEVWLELVVRELRAAMRLLEGGITDTPLKMLTRVVRAQEQLTNAWEVLKTMTPADYLQFRHAFGQASGFQSASYRMVEFLLGNRRAVLLRPHEHRPDLHGPLEAVLHAPSVYDLALRLLAERGLAVPDEVLGRDLTQPPVLNETVLESWLTVYRDPETYWDLYELAEKLLDVEDNFRRWRFNHLTTVERTIGFKPGSGGTSGAGYLRGVLSVVLFPELWEVRTRL
- a CDS encoding DUF302 domain-containing protein, whose translation is MNRFLTFFSAATLTASLGLASAGGAGPVGSGLISMPSPYSVSATLDRVAAAAAALDFAVAARINHAQAAQKVGLELRPTEVLLVGNPRGGTALMQCAQTVAIDLPVKFLAYQDAAGQVWLTYTDPAALMSRYNARGCNEAFAKAGGALKTIAMNALK
- a CDS encoding GNAT family N-acetyltransferase → MLSIEQVQSPQQRVNALGLFRKYLEWNEGELDRQYGIKWDIQATLEHDRVSLGQFLPPQGRLLLASLENMPIGVLSMKVHSDGAVELKRMYVRPTHRGVGVGRALVARAIEEARQDGRTLIRLDSAGYMHEAHRLYRRLGFRNTDSYAESEIPEPLRRHWVFMELPLNAENSSTR